From a region of the Agromyces ramosus genome:
- a CDS encoding HdeD family acid-resistance protein yields the protein MSTPQTSGVFASFSLDASDLSKASINTIRATLGISGVISLIIGLLIVFAPEKTAQVLVVFLAIYFVIAGIAYLGLGIFSKGISGGARALDIVLGLLFLVGGIIAFANLQATTEFLAVFLGVLIGILWIIEGIVALAQLGDAPSKGWAIFFGLLGIVAGIVVLFSPLWGAAVLFIIAGISLIVLGIVQIVRAFTFGRGVTAAA from the coding sequence ATGTCTACGCCGCAGACCTCCGGGGTCTTCGCATCCTTCTCCCTCGACGCCTCCGACCTCTCGAAGGCATCGATCAACACGATTCGCGCGACGCTCGGCATCAGCGGTGTGATCTCGCTCATCATCGGCCTGCTGATCGTCTTCGCTCCGGAGAAGACCGCCCAGGTGCTGGTGGTCTTCCTCGCCATCTACTTCGTGATCGCCGGCATCGCCTATCTCGGTCTCGGCATCTTCTCGAAGGGGATCTCCGGCGGGGCGAGAGCCCTCGATATCGTCCTCGGCCTGCTGTTCCTCGTGGGCGGCATCATCGCCTTCGCGAACCTGCAGGCGACCACGGAGTTCCTCGCCGTGTTCCTCGGCGTGCTCATCGGCATCCTGTGGATCATCGAGGGCATCGTGGCGCTCGCGCAGCTCGGTGACGCACCGTCGAAGGGCTGGGCGATCTTCTTCGGCCTCCTCGGCATCGTCGCCGGCATCGTCGTGCTGTTCTCTCCGCTGTGGGGCGCCGCAGTGCTCTTCATCATCGCGGGCATCAGCCTGATCGTGCTCGGCATCGTGCAGATCGTTCGGGCGTTCACGTTCGGCCGCGGGGTCACCGCGGCGGCCTAG
- a CDS encoding SDR family oxidoreductase: MTNPLAPGSLDGRVALVTGSSRGIGADTVRYLAGAGASVVVNYRSKAPRAEKVVAEIVAGGGTAIAVGADLTDVASVAAMFERAAAELGPIDILVLNASGGMESGMGDDYAMRLNRDAQVNVVEGALPHLAPGARIVFVTSHQAHFIRTTPTMPEYEPVALSKRAGEDALRSKIAELEASGFEFVVVSGDMIEGTITATLLERANPGAIEARKQDAGRLFNVAEFAAEVAAAAVEPVPADHTRYVGDTSGFVRESNA; encoded by the coding sequence GTGACCAACCCGCTCGCACCAGGCTCGCTCGATGGCCGCGTCGCACTCGTGACCGGATCCTCCCGTGGCATCGGCGCCGACACCGTGCGCTATCTCGCGGGCGCCGGTGCCTCGGTCGTCGTGAACTACCGAAGCAAGGCCCCTCGCGCCGAGAAGGTCGTGGCCGAGATCGTCGCAGGCGGCGGCACGGCGATCGCCGTGGGCGCAGACCTCACCGACGTGGCATCCGTGGCGGCGATGTTCGAACGCGCCGCCGCCGAGCTCGGTCCCATCGACATCCTCGTGCTCAATGCGTCGGGCGGCATGGAGTCCGGCATGGGCGACGACTACGCGATGCGGCTGAACCGCGATGCGCAGGTCAATGTCGTCGAGGGCGCACTGCCGCACCTCGCGCCCGGCGCCCGCATCGTCTTCGTCACGAGCCACCAGGCGCACTTCATCCGCACAACGCCGACCATGCCCGAATACGAGCCCGTCGCGCTCTCCAAGCGAGCCGGCGAAGACGCGCTGCGCTCGAAGATCGCCGAACTCGAGGCATCCGGGTTCGAGTTCGTGGTGGTCTCGGGCGACATGATCGAAGGCACCATCACCGCGACCCTGCTCGAGCGGGCGAACCCGGGGGCGATCGAAGCCCGAAAGCAGGATGCGGGTCGGCTCTTCAACGTCGCGGAGTTCGCGGCCGAGGTCGCCGCGGCCGCGGTCGAGCCCGTTCCGGCCGACCACACACGCTACGTCGGCGACACGTCGGGGTTCGTGCGCGAGTCCAACGCCTGA
- a CDS encoding NfeD family protein: MDVLTQYAWIVWLVLILAFATIEVFTLEMTFLMLALGSVAGLLSGLFGIPWWAQFIIGAIVSVALILLLRPSLLRMLRRGGDPTRSNIDALIGADGAVVRTVNAGGGQVRLQNGEVWTARLSPITEQTDVAVGERVLVTGIDGATAVVVPVERSAGA, encoded by the coding sequence ATGGATGTACTGACCCAGTACGCGTGGATCGTGTGGCTCGTACTAATCCTGGCGTTCGCGACGATCGAGGTGTTCACGCTCGAGATGACGTTCCTGATGCTCGCGCTCGGCAGCGTTGCCGGCTTGCTGTCCGGCCTCTTCGGCATCCCGTGGTGGGCGCAGTTCATCATCGGCGCGATCGTGTCGGTCGCGCTCATCCTCCTCCTGCGGCCGTCGCTGCTCCGGATGCTCCGACGCGGCGGTGACCCGACCCGCAGCAATATCGACGCGCTCATCGGCGCCGACGGGGCAGTGGTGCGCACGGTGAACGCCGGTGGCGGCCAGGTGCGCCTCCAGAACGGCGAGGTCTGGACAGCGCGCCTCTCCCCCATCACCGAACAGACTGATGTCGCCGTCGGCGAGCGAGTGCTCGTGACGGGCATCGATGGCGCGACCGCCGTGGTCGTGCCGGTAGAGAGGAGCGCTGGGGCCTGA
- a CDS encoding SPFH domain-containing protein, producing the protein MDIEVSTIVGVIVVAAIVIFVIVVLAKSIRIIPQAYSGIVERLGRYHKTLAPGLNILIPFIDRLRPLVDMRETVVSFPPQPVITEDNLVVSIDTVVYFQVTDARAATYEIANYIGAVEQLTTTTLRNVVGGLNLEEALTSRDNINGQLRVVLDEATGKWGIRVGRVELKAIDPPHSIQDSMEKQMRAERDRRALILTAEGTKQSAILTAEGARQAAILEAEGDAKAAVLRAQGEAEAILTVFDAIHKGDPDPKLLGYQYLQMLPQIAQGQANKLWIVPSELTEALKGIGKAFTPQPGSAPSGTEAATPPQQQG; encoded by the coding sequence ATGGACATCGAGGTTTCCACCATCGTCGGCGTGATCGTCGTCGCCGCGATCGTCATCTTCGTGATCGTCGTGCTGGCGAAGTCGATCCGCATCATCCCGCAGGCGTACTCGGGCATCGTCGAGCGGCTGGGCCGCTACCACAAGACGCTCGCCCCCGGCCTGAACATCCTGATCCCGTTCATCGATCGGCTTCGGCCCCTCGTCGACATGCGCGAGACGGTCGTCTCCTTCCCGCCGCAGCCGGTCATCACCGAAGACAACCTCGTCGTCTCGATCGACACGGTCGTGTACTTCCAGGTGACCGATGCCCGGGCGGCGACCTACGAGATCGCGAACTACATCGGCGCCGTCGAGCAATTGACCACGACCACGCTTCGCAACGTGGTCGGCGGCCTGAACCTCGAAGAAGCGCTCACCTCGCGTGACAACATCAACGGGCAGTTGCGCGTCGTGCTCGACGAGGCCACCGGCAAATGGGGCATCCGTGTCGGCCGGGTCGAGCTGAAGGCGATCGACCCGCCGCACTCCATTCAAGACTCCATGGAGAAGCAGATGCGCGCCGAACGTGACCGTCGTGCGCTGATCCTCACGGCCGAGGGCACGAAGCAGTCGGCGATCCTCACGGCCGAGGGCGCCCGTCAGGCGGCGATCCTCGAGGCCGAGGGTGACGCGAAGGCCGCCGTGCTGCGCGCCCAGGGCGAGGCCGAGGCGATCCTCACGGTGTTCGACGCCATCCACAAGGGCGACCCCGACCCCAAGCTCCTCGGCTACCAGTACCTCCAGATGCTTCCGCAGATCGCGCAGGGCCAGGCCAACAAGCTCTGGATCGTGCCGAGCGAGCTGACCGAGGCGCTGAAGGGCATCGGCAAGGCGTTCACCCCGCAGCCGGGCTCGGCACCGTCGGGCACCGAGGCTGCGACGCCACCGCAGCAGCAGGGCTGA
- a CDS encoding glycerophosphodiester phosphodiesterase family protein, whose amino-acid sequence MQTGYFEPSRPRVLAHRGLALEAPENTLLAFAKAVGIGCRYIETDVHVSRDGIAVVAHDPSLERVANRDVAVGKLTMAELRRIDLGHGQAFCALDEALDAFPETRFNIDVKVEGAVDAAVAAVSRASATARVLLTSFSDRRRLRLAALLPGVATSTGSAGVVRARLAGFTGSGQLLTRVLRGAHAMQIPERAGPLRLVTAAFVDAAHRVGAEVHVWTVNEASDMRRLLDLGVDGLVTDRADVALPLTAAPN is encoded by the coding sequence GTGCAGACCGGATACTTCGAGCCGAGCCGCCCGCGCGTACTCGCGCATCGCGGCCTCGCCCTCGAGGCGCCCGAGAACACGCTGCTGGCCTTCGCGAAGGCGGTGGGCATCGGATGCCGCTACATCGAGACCGACGTGCACGTCAGTCGCGACGGCATCGCGGTCGTCGCGCACGATCCGTCGCTCGAACGTGTAGCGAACCGCGATGTCGCGGTCGGCAAGCTCACGATGGCTGAGCTCCGGCGCATCGACCTCGGTCACGGGCAGGCGTTCTGCGCCCTCGACGAAGCGCTCGACGCATTTCCCGAGACCCGGTTCAATATCGACGTCAAGGTCGAGGGCGCCGTCGACGCCGCAGTCGCCGCGGTGTCGAGGGCGAGCGCGACGGCCCGGGTCCTGCTCACGAGCTTCTCCGACCGACGGCGGCTCCGGCTCGCGGCACTCCTGCCCGGTGTGGCGACGTCGACGGGAAGCGCGGGCGTGGTCCGCGCCCGGCTCGCGGGGTTCACCGGATCGGGGCAACTCCTGACGCGGGTGCTCCGCGGAGCCCACGCGATGCAGATCCCCGAGCGGGCCGGCCCGCTCCGGCTCGTGACGGCGGCGTTCGTCGACGCCGCGCATCGGGTGGGCGCGGAGGTGCACGTCTGGACCGTGAACGAGGCATCCGACATGCGACGACTCCTCGACCTCGGCGTCGACGGCCTCGTGACCGACCGTGCTGATGTCGCACTTCCCCTCACCGCCGCTCCAAACTGA
- a CDS encoding RNA polymerase-binding protein RbpA: MADRSLRGMRIGAQSLQSEDGVIFADRADYTYRCETCGRETVMTFSTEAELPEMWECRHCGASATLLVDSKPVVIDRSGEKVARTHWDMLLERRTRAELEELLEERLSYLRARRGQQKIGA; encoded by the coding sequence ATGGCGGACCGGAGCCTTCGGGGCATGCGAATCGGTGCCCAGAGCCTGCAGAGTGAAGACGGCGTGATCTTCGCCGACCGTGCGGACTACACCTATCGCTGCGAGACATGCGGCCGCGAGACGGTGATGACGTTCTCGACCGAGGCAGAACTGCCCGAGATGTGGGAATGCCGTCACTGCGGTGCATCCGCGACCCTGCTCGTCGACTCGAAGCCGGTCGTCATCGACCGCTCGGGCGAGAAGGTCGCACGCACGCACTGGGACATGCTGCTCGAGCGTCGTACCCGTGCTGAGCTCGAGGAACTGCTCGAAGAGCGCCTCAGCTACCTGCGCGCACGTCGCGGTCAGCAGAAGATCGGCGCCTAG
- the lnt gene encoding apolipoprotein N-acyltransferase encodes MPEPLTRPLLPLWVALLVAVAGGVVYDLGFPGASVWPLAFVGIALALISLIGRTTWSALLVGLVFGLSFYLPHVSWTSRYLGPVPWLALSVLESLFVAAGAVLIALAYRWVPRASASRWARLVWLPLLVAGLWCLREAANGTIPYGGFPWGRAALSQSQSPFAEVVSWVGSTGLGFMMVAIVAGVIEWVRLRGWQDLRSAIPVATLLLVAILLPAWPTATTGELRVASVQGNGPAGYFDERRPGEVLAAQLDETEKIVDESGIDVLLWPEGGSDIDPTRSAETAEIFDSLSEQFDAPLVLNTVTTSDELFFNTSMLWRAGEGAVDTFDKRNPVPFGEYIPDRWFWNMLAPDLIGLIQRGYTPGTNAPVFDLGGATTGLAICFDVIYDELIWEGAREGAQLYMFQTNNADFRGTDENEQQLAIARLRAIETGRSVVNISTVGASQVIDPTGRTVDGLAAGTAGSMVTDVELRDGATPSVVFGGAVPLLVVLGALFGLILAGVLARRRSVARTAEAG; translated from the coding sequence GTGCCCGAGCCGCTGACCCGACCGCTTCTACCGTTGTGGGTCGCACTGCTCGTCGCCGTGGCGGGTGGGGTCGTCTACGACCTCGGCTTCCCCGGCGCGAGCGTCTGGCCGCTCGCGTTCGTCGGCATCGCCCTCGCGCTCATCAGCCTGATCGGGCGCACGACATGGTCCGCGTTGCTCGTGGGCCTCGTCTTCGGGCTCTCGTTCTACCTGCCGCACGTCTCGTGGACGTCGAGATACCTGGGTCCGGTGCCGTGGCTGGCCCTCTCGGTGCTCGAATCGCTCTTCGTCGCAGCCGGTGCGGTGCTGATCGCACTCGCGTACCGCTGGGTGCCACGTGCGAGTGCCTCGCGCTGGGCACGGCTCGTCTGGCTCCCGCTCCTCGTGGCCGGGCTCTGGTGCCTTCGCGAAGCGGCCAACGGCACGATTCCCTATGGCGGCTTCCCATGGGGGCGAGCCGCGCTCAGCCAGTCGCAGAGTCCGTTCGCCGAGGTGGTCTCGTGGGTCGGCTCGACCGGCCTCGGTTTCATGATGGTCGCGATCGTCGCCGGCGTCATCGAGTGGGTACGGCTGCGCGGCTGGCAAGACCTCCGCTCCGCGATTCCCGTCGCGACCCTGCTGCTCGTCGCGATCCTCCTGCCGGCGTGGCCCACCGCGACCACGGGCGAGCTCAGGGTCGCGAGCGTGCAGGGCAACGGGCCGGCCGGCTATTTCGATGAGCGCAGGCCGGGCGAGGTGCTCGCCGCCCAACTCGACGAGACGGAGAAGATCGTCGACGAGTCGGGCATCGACGTGCTGTTGTGGCCTGAAGGCGGTTCCGACATCGATCCGACCCGCAGCGCGGAGACGGCCGAGATCTTCGATTCGCTGAGCGAGCAGTTCGATGCCCCGCTCGTACTCAACACGGTGACGACGAGCGACGAGCTCTTCTTCAACACGTCGATGCTCTGGCGTGCCGGCGAGGGCGCGGTCGACACCTTCGACAAGCGCAACCCGGTGCCGTTCGGCGAATACATCCCCGATCGGTGGTTCTGGAACATGCTGGCGCCCGACCTCATCGGGTTGATCCAGCGCGGCTACACGCCGGGCACGAACGCGCCGGTGTTCGACCTGGGCGGAGCCACAACTGGACTCGCCATCTGCTTCGACGTGATCTACGACGAACTGATCTGGGAGGGCGCCCGTGAGGGGGCGCAGCTCTACATGTTCCAGACGAACAACGCCGATTTCCGGGGCACCGACGAGAACGAGCAGCAGCTCGCGATCGCGCGCCTGCGCGCCATCGAGACCGGACGCTCGGTGGTGAACATCTCGACGGTCGGCGCGAGCCAGGTGATCGATCCGACCGGACGCACGGTCGACGGTCTCGCGGCAGGAACGGCCGGATCCATGGTCACCGACGTCGAATTGCGCGACGGAGCGACACCGTCCGTCGTGTTCGGCGGAGCGGTGCCGCTCCTTGTCGTGCTTGGGGCGCTGTTCGGCCTCATCCTCGCGGGCGTGCTCGCCCGCAGGCGTTCGGTCGCGCGTACTGCCGAGGCGGGCTAG
- a CDS encoding DEAD/DEAH box helicase: MKSLSPAERYALSRQQRRQPRLAEFAAGLRFDLDPFQRASCAALDEGRSVLVAAPTGAGKTVVAEFAVFLAMNEPGAKVFYTTPIKALSNQKFQEFVDVWGADAVGLLTGDTNINSSARIVVMTTEVLRNMLYADSPLLDRLAYVVMDEVHYLADRFRGAVWEEVIIHLPEAVRLVSLSATVSNAEEFGDWLQAVRGDTDVIVSEERPVPLEQHVLVKAKLVDLFDSSGQAATHRVNPELQRLARAGGRSISGRSERGRRGGDRGRFHQQGPGRADRPEVVALLQGKHLLPAIFFVFSRVGCDQAVRQVLHAGVRLTEASERDEIRAIVEARAQMLRDEDLAVLGYWEWLEGLERGVAAHHAGMLPAFKEIVEELFQLKLLKVVFATETLALGVNMPARSVVLEKLEKFNGEARVPITPGEYTQLTGRAGRRGIDVEGHSVIQWVDGLDPEAVASLASRRSYPLNSSFKPTYNMAVNLIDQFGRDRTRQILELSFAQFQADRAVVDLARTLRKQEESMTGYEEAMRCHLGDFGEYAGLRRRIGELERQSSKGNPTHAQRERMQRELVSARKAMRAHPCHGCAEREQHARWAERWWRLKQEHDQLSRQIRTRTGQVAKRFDRVAEVLQVLGYLERDEHGALVSTAAGRILKRIYGERDLLVAESLRQGLWDGLDVAGLAAMAAALVYEPRRDDRGVEFKLPRGGFREAFERTTDVWSGLDDLEREHRLAGSEQPSPAMASAMYSWARGAGLGTVLSDTELAAGDFVRLAKQVVDLLDQISIVADAEVGATARAAIDAVRRGVVAYGTVA; this comes from the coding sequence GTGAAGAGCCTCTCGCCGGCCGAGCGCTACGCGCTCTCGCGCCAACAACGCCGGCAGCCTCGGCTCGCCGAGTTCGCCGCCGGACTCCGATTCGACCTCGACCCGTTCCAGCGCGCCTCGTGCGCGGCGCTCGACGAGGGCCGGAGCGTGCTCGTCGCCGCACCGACCGGCGCCGGCAAGACCGTCGTCGCCGAATTCGCGGTATTTCTCGCGATGAACGAGCCTGGCGCGAAGGTGTTCTACACCACCCCGATCAAGGCGTTGTCGAACCAGAAGTTCCAGGAGTTCGTCGACGTCTGGGGCGCCGACGCCGTCGGCCTCCTCACGGGCGACACGAACATCAACTCGAGCGCGCGCATCGTCGTCATGACGACCGAAGTGCTGCGCAACATGCTCTACGCCGACTCGCCGCTCCTCGACCGGCTCGCGTACGTCGTCATGGACGAGGTGCACTACCTCGCCGACCGCTTCCGGGGAGCCGTCTGGGAGGAGGTCATCATCCACCTGCCCGAGGCGGTGCGCCTCGTCTCACTGAGCGCCACGGTGTCCAACGCCGAGGAGTTCGGCGACTGGCTGCAGGCGGTGCGCGGCGACACCGACGTGATCGTGTCCGAGGAGCGTCCGGTTCCGCTCGAGCAGCACGTGCTGGTGAAGGCGAAGCTCGTCGACCTGTTCGACTCATCAGGACAGGCAGCGACCCACCGCGTGAACCCCGAGCTGCAGCGGCTCGCGCGCGCGGGCGGGAGGTCGATCAGCGGGCGTTCCGAGCGCGGTCGCCGCGGCGGCGACCGCGGCAGGTTCCACCAACAGGGGCCCGGCCGCGCCGATCGCCCCGAGGTGGTCGCGCTGCTCCAGGGCAAGCACCTCCTGCCCGCGATCTTCTTCGTCTTCTCCCGTGTCGGATGCGACCAGGCGGTGCGGCAGGTGCTGCATGCCGGGGTGCGGCTCACCGAGGCATCCGAACGCGACGAGATCCGGGCGATCGTCGAGGCACGAGCACAGATGCTCCGCGATGAGGACCTCGCGGTGCTCGGCTACTGGGAATGGCTCGAGGGGCTCGAGCGCGGGGTCGCCGCGCACCACGCGGGCATGCTGCCGGCGTTCAAGGAGATCGTCGAGGAGCTCTTCCAGTTGAAGCTGCTGAAGGTGGTGTTCGCCACCGAGACGCTCGCGCTCGGGGTGAACATGCCGGCCCGATCGGTGGTGCTCGAGAAGCTCGAGAAGTTCAACGGTGAGGCGCGGGTGCCCATCACCCCGGGGGAGTACACCCAGCTGACCGGCCGCGCGGGGCGGCGGGGCATCGACGTCGAGGGCCACTCCGTGATCCAGTGGGTCGACGGGCTCGACCCCGAAGCCGTCGCGTCGCTCGCCTCGCGCCGCAGCTATCCGTTGAACTCGAGCTTCAAGCCCACCTACAACATGGCGGTGAACCTCATCGACCAGTTCGGGCGCGATCGCACCCGCCAGATCCTCGAGCTGTCGTTCGCCCAGTTCCAGGCCGACCGGGCCGTCGTCGACCTCGCTCGCACGCTGCGCAAGCAGGAGGAGTCGATGACCGGCTACGAGGAGGCGATGCGCTGCCACCTCGGCGACTTCGGCGAGTATGCCGGCCTCCGCAGACGCATCGGCGAGCTCGAGCGCCAGTCGTCGAAGGGCAACCCCACCCACGCGCAGCGAGAGCGCATGCAACGCGAGCTCGTGAGCGCCCGCAAGGCCATGCGCGCGCATCCGTGCCACGGGTGCGCCGAGCGCGAGCAGCATGCGCGCTGGGCCGAGCGCTGGTGGCGACTGAAGCAGGAGCACGACCAGCTGTCGCGCCAGATCCGCACGCGCACGGGCCAGGTGGCGAAGAGGTTCGACCGCGTCGCCGAGGTGCTGCAGGTGCTCGGCTACCTCGAGCGCGACGAACACGGCGCCCTCGTCTCGACTGCGGCGGGACGCATCCTGAAGCGCATCTACGGCGAGCGCGACCTGCTGGTCGCCGAGTCGCTCCGGCAGGGTCTCTGGGACGGTCTGGATGTCGCAGGCCTCGCCGCGATGGCGGCGGCGCTCGTCTACGAGCCGAGGCGCGACGACCGCGGCGTGGAGTTCAAGCTGCCGCGCGGTGGCTTCCGTGAGGCGTTCGAGCGCACGACCGATGTGTGGAGCGGACTCGACGACCTGGAACGCGAGCATCGCCTCGCCGGCAGCGAGCAGCCGTCACCGGCGATGGCCTCGGCGATGTACTCCTGGGCCCGTGGTGCGGGGCTCGGCACGGTGCTCAGCGACACCGAGCTCGCGGCCGGCGATTTCGTGCGGCTCGCCAAGCAGGTCGTCGACCTGCTCGATCAGATCTCGATCGTCGCCGATGCCGAGGTCGGGGCGACCGCGCGTGCGGCGATCGACGCCGTGCGGCGTGGGGTCGTGGCGTACGGCACCGTTGCGTGA
- the tatC gene encoding twin-arginine translocase subunit TatC, with the protein MSLGQHLIELRKRLFISAIAIVVGMVAGWVLTDLFVWEAIQQPVQDVAEAQGTDTAIVFPTISSAFDLRLQIAFTIGLVISSPVWLYQIFAFLVPGLSHRERRFTFAFFATAIPLFFAGCAAGWFVLPNIVKLMVGFVPGDALSLLTAKEYIDFVLKLVVAIGVAFVVPVFIVLLNFAGVISAAAIIKSWRIAILVIVLFTAIATPSADVVSMFMLAIPMIALYFLAWFIAKLHDRRVERRNRLEFGEPV; encoded by the coding sequence ATGTCGCTCGGTCAGCACCTGATCGAGCTCCGCAAGCGTCTCTTCATCTCGGCGATCGCGATCGTCGTCGGCATGGTCGCCGGCTGGGTGCTCACCGATCTCTTCGTGTGGGAGGCCATCCAGCAGCCGGTGCAAGACGTTGCCGAAGCGCAGGGCACCGACACGGCCATCGTGTTCCCGACCATCTCGAGCGCCTTCGATCTGCGGCTGCAGATCGCGTTCACGATCGGCCTCGTCATCTCGAGTCCGGTCTGGCTGTACCAGATCTTCGCCTTCCTCGTGCCCGGATTGAGCCACCGCGAGCGGCGCTTCACCTTCGCGTTCTTCGCGACGGCGATCCCGCTGTTCTTCGCGGGTTGCGCGGCCGGCTGGTTCGTGCTGCCGAACATCGTCAAGCTCATGGTGGGCTTCGTGCCCGGAGACGCGCTGTCGCTGCTCACGGCCAAGGAGTACATCGACTTCGTCCTGAAGCTCGTCGTCGCGATCGGCGTCGCGTTCGTCGTGCCGGTCTTCATCGTGCTGCTGAATTTCGCTGGAGTGATCAGCGCTGCGGCGATCATCAAGTCCTGGCGCATCGCGATCCTCGTGATCGTGCTCTTCACGGCGATCGCCACACCGTCGGCCGACGTCGTCTCGATGTTCATGCTCGCGATCCCGATGATCGCGCTGTACTTCCTCGCCTGGTTCATCGCGAAGCTGCATGATCGCCGTGTCGAACGCCGCAACCGCCTCGAGTTCGGGGAGCCTGTCTAG
- the tatA gene encoding twin-arginine translocase TatA/TatE family subunit, which translates to MWQGFTGWHALIILVVILLLFGAPKLPALARSLGQSMKILKTEVRSDKGDGDTAAPGDDVPKADEPGPGKSA; encoded by the coding sequence ATGTGGCAAGGCTTCACCGGCTGGCACGCGCTGATCATCCTCGTGGTCATCCTCCTGCTCTTCGGCGCTCCCAAACTCCCCGCCCTCGCCCGCAGCCTCGGGCAGTCGATGAAGATCCTGAAGACCGAGGTGCGCTCCGACAAGGGCGACGGCGACACTGCCGCGCCCGGTGATGACGTGCCGAAGGCCGACGAGCCGGGCCCCGGCAAGAGCGCCTGA
- a CDS encoding helix-turn-helix transcriptional regulator → MAKRPKPLKAPDKLVFLLSFVPYLLEQRVVDVAEAATHFGMTEEEIRDAVRLIATSGLPGETGTYQPNDLFDIDWDSFEDDDVIVIVHHVAIDDAPRLSAREAAALIAGLQYLSASPESAGSASLASLMAKLTAGASSAPSRLAVAETAADASLARIRQAVTDGRQLEFDYRNALGQSGRRRVDPLRILSQDADWYLQAYCHTREDVRNFRVDRMSELVVSQVPIDEHADRDVPDTLFQSSESDLDVVVDVAPETLTLLADYLADSSAVEVDGRLRVTLRLAHVHGLKRLIAGLPGLVTVVAPAEARAVVAEWAAAGLAGYGDDEASVVDDERGVSADG, encoded by the coding sequence ATGGCGAAGCGACCGAAGCCCCTGAAGGCACCAGACAAGCTCGTCTTCCTGCTGTCGTTCGTGCCGTACCTCCTCGAGCAGCGCGTCGTCGACGTGGCCGAGGCTGCTACGCACTTCGGCATGACCGAAGAGGAGATCCGCGACGCGGTGCGCCTCATCGCGACCTCCGGCCTGCCGGGCGAAACGGGCACCTACCAGCCGAACGACCTCTTCGACATCGACTGGGACTCCTTCGAGGACGACGACGTCATCGTCATCGTCCACCACGTGGCGATCGACGATGCGCCGCGGCTCTCGGCACGCGAGGCGGCGGCGCTGATCGCCGGCCTGCAGTACCTCTCAGCGTCGCCGGAGAGTGCCGGCAGCGCGTCGCTCGCCTCGTTGATGGCCAAGCTCACCGCGGGCGCGTCGTCGGCGCCGAGCCGCCTCGCCGTCGCCGAGACCGCGGCCGACGCCTCGCTCGCACGCATCCGCCAAGCGGTCACCGATGGCCGCCAGCTCGAGTTCGACTACCGCAACGCGCTCGGCCAGTCGGGGCGGCGACGTGTCGATCCGCTTCGGATCCTCTCGCAGGACGCCGACTGGTACCTGCAGGCCTACTGCCACACGCGCGAAGACGTCCGCAACTTCCGCGTCGACCGCATGAGCGAGCTCGTCGTCTCCCAGGTGCCCATCGACGAGCACGCCGACCGCGACGTGCCCGACACGCTCTTCCAGAGCTCGGAATCCGACCTCGATGTCGTCGTCGACGTGGCGCCCGAGACCCTGACCCTGCTCGCCGACTACCTCGCCGACTCGAGCGCCGTCGAAGTCGATGGTCGCCTGCGCGTCACGCTCCGGCTCGCACACGTGCACGGGTTGAAGCGGCTCATCGCCGGGCTGCCCGGGCTCGTGACGGTCGTCGCGCCCGCCGAGGCGCGCGCCGTGGTCGCCGAGTGGGCCGCGGCCGGGCTCGCCGGATATGGCGACGACGAGGCATCCGTCGTCGATGACGAACGTGGCGTCAGCGCCGACGGGTAG